A window of Nonomuraea angiospora genomic DNA:
CGGATCCCGCTCGGTGTGGTGCGTGTTCTGATCGCGGATATGGCGGCAGAGGGCCTGGTTCGGGTGCATCAGCCGCAGCTGGAAGCGGGTAGGCCGGACGTCAACCTGCTGGAAAGGGTGCTCAGTGGACTTCGCAGGCTCTAGCCCCGGTTTGACCTCGACGAAGATCGTGGTCGCCGGTGGGTTCGGGGTGGGCAAGACGACCTTCGTCGGCGCGGTGTCGGAGATCATGCCGTTGACCACGGAGGCCGTCATGACCGACGCCTCCAAGGGCATCGACGATCTGGGCATGACGCCGCTGAAGTCGACCACCACCGTCGCCATGGACTTCGGCCGCGTCTCGCTCGATCGCGACCTGATCCTGTACCTGTTCGGCACGCCCGGACAGCACCGGTTCTGGTTCATGTGGGACGACCTGGTGCGCGGCGCCATCGGCGCGGTGGTGCTCGTGGACACGCGCCGCCTGGCGGACAGCTTCCCCGCGATCGACTACTTCGAGGAGGCGCAGCTGCCGTTCATCGTGGGGGTGAACGGCTGGGACGGTCAGTACGCCCACAGCGACTCCGAAGTGCGTGACGCCCTGACCCTGGCGCCGCACATCCCGATGGTGCGCCTCGACGCCAGGTCCAAGGACTCGGTCAAGACCGCGCTCATCAACCTGGTCGAGCACGCGCTCTCGGTCCGCATGGCCGTGCCAGGCTGGAGCGGCTAGCGGAGCGGATAGGCTGGAGTCTTAGACGTTCATTCGCTTCGAGGACTGGCCAACCACGTGTTCGAGACGCTATCCGACCGGTTGACATCGGTCTTCTCCTCCCTCCGGTCCAAAGGCCGGCTGTCCGATGCCGACATCGACGCCACCACCCGCGAGATCCGCATCGCCCTGCTGGAGGCCGATGTCGCGCTCCCGGTGGTCAAGGCGTTCGTCGCCCAGGTCAAGGAGCGCGCCCGCGGGGCCGAGGTCTCCCAGGCGCTCAACCCGGCTCAGCAGGTCGTCAAGATCGTCAATGACGAGCTGATCGGGATTCTCGGCGGCGAGACGCGCAGGCTCCGCCTCGCCAAGACGCCGCCGACCGTCATCATGCTGGCGGGTCTGCAGGGCGCCGGTAAGACCACCCTGGCCGGCAAGCTGGCCAGGTGGCTGCGCGAGCAGGGCCACACGCCCCTGCTGGTCGCCGCCGACCTGCAGCGCCCCAACGCCGTCCAGCAGCTCCAGGTCGTGGGCGAGCGCGCCGGGGTCGCGGTCTACGCCCCCGAGCCGGGCAACGGCGCCGGCGACCCGATCGAGGTCGCCCGCACGTCGATCGACGAGGCCAAGCGCCTGCTGCACGACATCGTCATCATCGACACCGCCGGCCGCCTGGGCATCGACCAGGAGATGATGAAGCAGGCCGCCGACATCCGCGACGCGGTCTCGCCCGACGAGGTCCTGTTCGTGGTCGACGCCATGATCGGCCAGGACGCCGTCACGACGGCGCAGGCGTTCATGGAGGGCGTCGGCTTCGACGGGGTCGTGCTGACCAAGCTCGACGGCGACGCCCGCGGTGGCGCCGCCCTGTCGGTGCGGCACATCACGGGCCGGCCGATCATGTTCGCCTCCACGGGCGAGAAGCTCGAAGACTTCGACGCCTTCCACCCCGACCGGATGGCCTCCCGCATCCTCGACATGGGTGACATCCTCACCCTGATCGAGCAGGCCCAGAAGACGTTCGACGAGGAGCAGGCCGCCAAGATGGCGGGCAAGCTCACGTCGGGCGAAAACTTCACGCTCGAGGACTTCCTCGAGCAGATGATGATGGTCCAGAAGATGGGGCCCATCAAAAACCTGCTGGGCATGATGCCCGGCATGGGGCAGATGCGCGACCAGCTCAACTCCATCGACGACCGCGACCTCGACCGCATCGCCGCCATCATCCGCTCGATGACGCCCGGGGAGCGCCAGGACCCCAAGATCATCAACGGCTCGCGCCGGGCCCGCATCGCGGCCGGCTCCGGCGTCTCGGTCACCGCCGTCAGCAACCTCGTCACCCGCTTCTTCGAGGCGCAGAAGATGATGAAGCGGATGGCGGGCGGCATGGGCATTCCCGGCATGCCGGGCGGGCGCGGCAAGGCGGCCAAGGCGCAGAAGAAGGCCAAGAAGGGGCGGCGGGTCAGCGGCGACCCGCGCAAGGCGGCCCTCGGCAACGCCTCCTCGGCCGAGGCTCCGGAGGCGGCCGAGCCCAAGGGCGGCGGCCTGCTGGGCAACCTCGGGGGGAAGCTGCCTCCGGGGGTGGAGCTGCCGCCGGGCTTCGACCCCTCGAAGTTCCGCCTGCCGGGCCAGAAGTGACCACCGCCGGGATCCACCTCCCGGGGGCCTGACCTCCGGCTTTCCGGCGGCGCCGCTCCCGGTTTCCAGGGGTGGCGTGCGTCGGGCTTCCGCGTCGGTGCTCCGGCTCCGCGGTCCGCGCCCTGGCTCTCCGGCGGCGCGTGTCCCGACGGCCCTGGCTTTCCTTGCCCGTCATCATGAGCGCCCGCGCCCCTCGTACGGCACGGCTGCCCGCCCGGAACCGGTCGTTCCCCATTCGCGCGGCCGGAGATCAGGCGCCGGCGGGATAGCATGAGCGGGTCGCTCGCCGTACATGCGGCCAGGTCGCAAGCAGTGCCGAGCCTCCGGGGCGCCGTTCGGGCGCGGACGGAGGCGGCGCGCCGTGACGGAACGTCGATGGCAGTGCCATCGATCTGGCACAATGGCATGTTGGAACATCGTGACCAGGCGGGTGCCCTCTCACCTCCCGCCGGACGCGCCTGTCCCTGGAGCGTCGTCCCGTCGTGCCCCACTCGGCGAGATGCCGTTCACCCACGCTCGAATGCAGGAGAGACCACACCCGTGGCAGTCAAGATCAAGCTCAAGCGGCTCGGCATGATCCGCAACGCTCAATACCGCATCGTCGTCGCCGACAGCCGCACCAAGCGTGACGGCCGGGCGATCGAGGAGATCGGCCTGTACCACCCGAAGGACAACCCTTCGCGCATCGAGGTCAACGCCGAGCGTGCGGCCTACTGGCTGGGGGTCGGCGCGCAGCCGACCGAGCCCGTCCTCAAGCTGCTCAAGCTCACCGGCGACTGGCAGAAGTTCAAGGGCGAGCCCGCCCCTGCGCCGCTGCTGGTCGCCGAGCCCGCGCCCGACCGTCACGCCCTCTACGAGGCCGCGGCCAAGGAGGCGCTGTCCGGTGGCGACACCGGCACGGCCGCCACCACGCCGAGGAAGGCCAAGAAGAAGGAAGAGGCCGAGGCCCCCGCCGAGACCCAGGCCGAGGGCGAGGCCTGACGTGCTCGAGGAGGCTCTCGAGCACCTCGTGAAGGGCATCGTCGAACATCCAGACGATGTCCGGGTCCGCGCACGCCGCATTCGCAGCGGGCGCGTCCTGGAGGTCCGGGTGCACCCCGAGGACCTGGGCAAGGTCATCGGACGCGGCGGGCGCACCGCCAAGGCGTTGCGTACCGTTGTGAACGCCCTGGCCGACGGGAAGTACGTACGGGTCGATCTGCTCGACCTGCACGAAGCAGTCCGTTAGCGTCAGGTTTCCGCGCCCTCATCGGCTTTGCCGGCCGATGGGGGCGCTTGCGTTAGGAGTTCATGTTGCAGCTGGTCGTCGGCCGGATCGGCCGTCCGCACGGGGTGCGCGGTGAAGTGTCCGTGGAGGTACGCACCGACGATCCCGAGCTGCGTTTCGCCGTGGGCACGTCCATCGCCACGGATCCCGCCGGCAGGGGGCCGCTCGTCGTCGCGGGCCGCCGCTGGCACAAGGGCTTCCTGCTGCTGACCTTCGAGGGCGTCGCCGACCGCGACGTGGCGGAGGAGCTGCGGGGCACCATGCTGGTCATCGACTCGGCCGACGTGGCGCCGATCGACGACCCCGACGAGTTCCACGATCATCAGCTCATCGGCCTGACGGTGGAGACCGCCGCGGGGGAGCCCGTGGGCGAGATCACCGACGTCCTCCACCACGGCCAGGACCTCCTGGTGGTACGCAGGGCCGGGGCGGACGAGGCGCTCATCCCGTTCGTCAAGGCGCTGGTGCCCGAGATCGACCTGGAGGGCGGTCGGCTGGTCGTCGACCCGCCAGAGGGCCTGCTGTGATGCGGCTCGACATCATCTCGATCTTCCCCGAATACTTCGCGCCGCTCGACGTCTCGCTGATCGGCAAGGCGCGCGAGCGGGGCACGCTCGACGTACACGTGCACCAGCTCCGTGACTGGACCCACGACGTGCACAAGACCGTGGACGACACCCCCTACGGCGGGGGGCCGGGCATGGTCATGAAGCCCGAGGTGTGGGGCGAGGCCATCGACGCGGTGGCCGGGGACGGCGCGCCGCGACTGATCGTTCCGACGCCGAGCGGGCGGCCGTTCACCCAGGAGCTGGCGCAGGAGCTGGCGGGGGAGCCGTGGCTGCTGTTCGCGTGCGGGCGGTACGAGGGCATCGACTCGCGGGTCATGGAGGAGTACGGCTCCCGGCTGCGGGTCGACGAGGTCGGCATCGGCGACTATGTGCTGGCCGGGGGCGAGGTGGCGGTACTGGTCATGGTGGAGGCCATCGGGCGGCTGCTGCCCGGAGTGCTGGGCAATGCCCAATCGGCCGTGGACGACTCGTTCGCGCCCGGATCCATGCAGAATCTGGTCGAAGGTCCCGTCTACACCAAGCCGCCCGTCTGGCGGGGGCATGAAGTGCCTGAGGTGCTGCTGTCCGGGCATCACGGGAAAATCGCCAGATGGCGGCGTGACCAGGCGCTGCGCCGTACCGTACGGAACCGGCCGGAGCTGGCGGCGGCGCTCGACCCCGACACGCTCGACAAGCACGACAGGAAGCTCCTCGAGGAGCTGTCGTTTCGCGTCGAGCGCGAAGATATGGCAAACTGAATCGCTGCCAACCGTCATTTGGTTGGTCCGCCATGCCCGGGAGACGGTCCCGGGTTCATCACATCAGCAGGCGTGTCCGCCGCGAGCCACGGCCGGGTGGACCTCCGCGTGCTCACGAGGACTTGAGGACAGCTCTCATGCACACGAAGATCCAGGAGCTCGAGAAGGCGACGCTGCGCAGCGACGTGCCGGACTTCCGTCCCGGTGACACGCTCGAGGTTCACGTACGAGTCGTCGAAGGAAACCGTTCCCGTATCCAGGTCTTCAAGGGCTTCGTGCTGCGCAGGCAGGGCAGCGGCGCCCGCGAGACCTTCACGGTCCGCAAGGTCAGCTACGGCGTCGGCGTCGAGCGCACCTTCCCCGTGCACAGCCCGGTCATCGAGAAGATCGTGCTCGTGACCCGCGGCGACGTGCGCCGGGCCAAGCTCTACTACATGCGCGACCTGCGCGGCAAGGCCGCCCGTATCCGCGAGAAGCGCGAGACGACGGCCGCCAAGTAGCCCGGTCTTTTCGATGGCCCGCGCCTTGCGCGGGCCATTCGGCTTTACAGGGCCGTTTCCTTTATGTGGAGCGACTCGTGCATGGGTGTAACGTCGGTCGAGGCTTGTCGAGCCGAAGCATCATCTAGGCTCGTCAGCGATGACTAGCGAGAGCCAGGAGCACGGCGCGGCGCGCCGCCCTGTCGAGGACGAGGTGGACGTGGTCGCCGAAGAGACTCAGAAGCCAGCAAAAGGCGAGAAAAAGGAGAAGAAGGGGTCGTTCTGGAAAGAGCTGCCCGTTCTTGTCGTCGTGGCCTTGGTGCTGGCCCTGATCATCAAGACGTTTGTGGTCCAGGCCTTCTACATTCCGTCGGAGTCGATGGAGAACACCCTGTTGAAAAACGACAGGGTTCTGGTCAACAAGCTCGTCTACCACACGCGTGACATCGAGCGCGGCGACGTGGTGGTCTTCTCGGGAGTCGACTCCTGGGACGGTGAGTTCCAGATGGAGGAGCCGTCCAACCCGGTCGCGGCCTTCTTCCGCTGGGTCGGCACGGCGTTCGGCATCGTGCCCGGCGAGAAGGACTACATCAAGCGGGTCATCGGGGTCGGCGGCGACCACGTCAAGTGCTGCGACTCCAAGAATCGCATCACGGTCAACGGCACGCCCATCGACGAGGAGAGCTACCTCTATCCGGGCAACGTGCCCTCCGACAAGTTCTTCAACATCACGGTGCCGGAGGGGCGGCTGTGGGTGATGGGCGACCACCGGTCGGTCTCGCTCGACTCCCGATCCCACACCGGTGACGCGGGCGGGGGTTCCATTCCCGTGAGCCAGGTCATCGGGCGGGCCTTCGTGATCGTCTGGCCGTTCAACCGGGCGACCTCGATCGACATTCCGGACACGTTCTCGCAACCGGCACTTCAGGCGCTCGGCGGCTCCGTACCGCTGGTCGCCGGGTTCGGGCTCGCCGTACCCTTGGTCCTGGTTCGTCGCCGCTTGAGGGGGAGGAAGCGCTGATGGCCGTCACCAAGAAGGCGGAGGGCGTGGGGAAAGAGAAGAAGAAGGGCGGTTTCCGCGAGACGGTGCTGCTGCTGGTCCTGGGCGTTGGCATCGCGCTGCTGCTGCAGGCGTTCGTGGTCGGCTCGTTCTACATCCCGTCCGTCTCGATGGAGAACACTCTGCTGGTCAACGACCGGGTCTTCGTCAACAAGCTGGCGGGCAAGCCCGAGCGCGGCGACATCGTGGTCTTCAAGGGCTGGAACACCGGCGAGGACACCATCAAGCGGGTCATCGGCATCGGCGGCGACAAGGTGGTGTGCTGCGACTCCAAGAAGCGCATCACGGTCAACGGCACGCCGCTGGAGGAGACTTCCTACCTCTACCCCGGCGATTACGCTTCCGGCGATAAGTTCAGCGTCACCGTGCCGCCCGGAAAGCTCTGGCTGATGGGCGACCACCGCAGCGCCTCGGCCGACTCGCGGGCCCACATGGACGAGGCCGGAGGCGGGTTCATCTCGGAGAACGACGTGATCGGCAAGGCCGTGGTGCGCTACTGGCCGCTGTCGCGGGGTTATCTCTTCTCCCGTCCTGACACTTTCGACAAGGTCAAATAGCGGTCGCTTTCGGTCGCGGTTCGCGGCGTATGGGGCGTACGCTGCCTCTGTCATGACAGTTGCGTTCCGCCCTCGGCCAAGCGTCGTCCGGCGCGATTCCGGACTCTACGCCTATGAGCGGGCGCTCGCCCGCCGCGGCCTCACCCCCATCGCGGGCGTCGACGAGGCCGGCCGCGGCGCCTGCGCGGGGCCCCTCGTCGTCGCGGCCGTGATCCTGCGCAGGCAGATCGAGGGCCTCGGCGACTCGAAGCTGCTCTCCCCGGCGGTGCGCGAACGGCTCTACGACCAGATCGTCCGCGTCGCCCACATCGGCATGGTGATCATCCCGCCGGGGGAGATCGACGCTAAAGGTCTTCACAAATGCAACGTTTCAGGAATGCGGCGGGCTGTCGCACAGTTGCCTTGTGACCCGGAGTACATCTTGACGGACGGCTTCCCGGTGCCGGGCCTCCCGGCGCCGTCGCTGGCCGTGTGGAAGGGGGATCAGGTGGCCGCATGCGTGGCGGCGGCGTCGATCGTGGCCAAGGTGACGCGAGACCGCCTCATGGTCACGCTCGACGAACGCTACCCGCAGTACGGTTTCGCCGAGCACAAGGGGTATGTCACACCAGGACACCGGCTGGCGCTGGAAACGCACGGGCCGTGTCCTGATCACCGATACTCCTTCGTCACGGTGGCGAGGGGGATGGGTGAAAATGAAATGGGGGCCGGGGTTGCCTGACCAGGCGAACCGGGGGACCGGTACGACAGGAGGACCGCGATGAGCGCAGAAGATCTCGAAAAGTACGAAACCGAGATGGAGCTGCAGCTTTACCGCGAATACCGGGATGTCGTCGGTTTGTTCACATACGTGGTCGAGACTGAGCGTCGGTTCTATCTGACCAACTCGGTCGACCTCGACGTCCGTACCGCGGAGAACGGCGACGTCTTCTTCGACGTGAAGATGCAGGACGCCTGGGTGTGGGACATGTACCGGCCGGCGCGGTTCGTGAAGAACGTTCGAGTGGTCACGTTCAAGGATGTGAACGTGGAAGAGCTGGCCAAGGCGGACCTGGAGATGCCCAAGGAGGGGTTCTCGGGGTAACTGGGCGGGGCTCCGTACGCTCTCTCAGCTTGCCCGGCCGCCGGCGGCACGCCCCTGCCCTGGACAGGCTCAGCCGGCACCGCGCCCCACAACCTCACCACCACACGCGACAGGCGTCCCTGTGGCGGGGCCACACGCGTGCTTCCCACGGCGAGCCGCCACTGTGCACCGGCAACGGCGAGCCGCCACTGTGCACCGGCAACGGCGAGCCGCCACTGTGCACCGGCAACGGCGAGCCGCCACTGTGCACCGGCAACGGCGAGCCGCCACTGTGCACCGGCAACGGCGAGCCGCCACCGTGCACCGGCAGAGCGAGCCGTGCCTGTGCACCGCAACGACCGGCCGTGCCTGTGCACCGCAACGACCGGCCGTGCCTGTGCACCGCACCTGCCTGCCGTGTCTGAGCACCGCGCCTTCCGACCGCCACCGTGGACTGCACCCGGCCAGCCGTCACTGTGCGCCGTGCGGGGCAGCTAAGGCCGTGTACCCACTCTCATAAGCTCCCACCGTGCCCCAGACCCCGCCCAACACCGTGGCGCCCGGCTGGCTCAGTGTGGCGTACAGCCCCCAACCCGCCACCCATCTCGCCCCCCTGGGAGCGCACCCGCAGGATTCACAGCTCGCACAGCACTCCCACAAGCCGCGATAACGCACAGGCACCGCAGAGCACACCATGCACAAAAGCGTGCCCACAACTGCCGCCACGGAGCGCCACGTCGAGCCACGACGCCCCGCCCACAGCCACATGCGACCAACCGGCCGGAACGCCACAGACCACAGCCGTCGGCCCGACAAACCCTCACCCGCGAACGCGACCCCCAACCGCAGACCCCCAACCGCAGACCCCCAACCGCAGACCGCAGACCGCAGACCGCAGACCGCTGGCCCAGACCCCGACCCCCATCTCTGACCTGAGCGCCGTCCCCTCCATCTGGGAAACGCGCTATCCACAACCGAGCCCGGGCCCACCCCCACCATCCCCAGAAGAACATAGGTCGTCTGTGGACGCTGGAAAGAGACTGTTGCGGCCCTGATCAGGGGGTTGACGGCTATCTGACCTGCGGAAAGGCGGGAGAGATGAAATCAGGGGGTCCCATAGAGTCTCACGGATGCTCACTGTCGCTGACTGTTCGCGGGCCACACACGGGCCAAGCTTTTGGGGGCGTGCGCAGGGGTTATCCCGGCGACAAGGGTTCGCCTCCTAGCCTTCCCGTCTGCCGTCGCCCACCGCTCGGAAGCATGTCATGGCCCGGGGGGAAAGATGGAGCTCCCTACCGGAAGAACGATCTTTCCCCCCGGGCCATGACATGCTTGGCTTTGCCTGGGCGATGGCCGGCGGGAAGGCGGCCCTACAGCAACCACCTGCTGCCTGCGCTAAACGATCATGGCCATCCCGAAGTCGGAGCCCCCGCCGGAGGCGGGTCCTTTATGTTCTGCACAGGGCTACGGCGAGTCCAGCGGGCCAGAGGCACGCAGTGCGGCGGCCAAGCCCGAGGGGGTTCCCAAAAGGCTTTCTGGTTGCGCTTGTGGGCTTAGAGGGTGACGCCGACGCGGCGGGCGAGTCCTCGCAAGCCGGAGAGCTTGCTGTGGGGATCCCGGCGAAGTAGCTCGGTGATGACTTGGCGGGTACCGGAGCGTCGTACTTCGGAGGGCGCTATCTTCTCGGCGATGAGCAAGGCTCGTATGGCGCGGTCGGTCTTGCCCCAGAGGGCGTATGCCTCGGCGATGCCGGTGTAGTAGCTGCCTCGTCGTTCTAGCGTCGGGATTTGGTTGGGGATGACCGCCTTGGCGTGTTCGATGGCTGTGCCTGCGTCCCCTAGCACGATGGAGACGCCCATCTTGTAGATGGGGACGTGTCCATAGCCCAGAGTGAGATTGGGGGCGTGATGGGCGGCCTCGTCGGCTTCGGTGAGCATGTCGAGCGCTGAGTGTCGGTCCTCAAGGCGAGCGGCGGCAATAGCGCCAGTAGAGAGCAGAGCACCATAGGCCCCCCACGCGTGAGGTGTTGCGTCGGCGAGTTGGGGCCGGAGGGATTCTGCGGCTGAGATAGCGACGTCGCGAGCCTTGCGGTACTCGGCGGCGCGATGGAACAGGCTGATCAGGTCGCGCCGACATTCCCCTATGGCTTGGAGATCGGAGCTTGCTTGCGCGACTTCGACGCCTTTGTGGGCGGAGATCCATGCGTAGGGCGAAGCACTGAGCTTGATCAGGGTGCGCGTGGTGAGGTGGTAGATGCGCGCGGCGGTGGCCATGTCGGCAGGGGTTGAGACGGCTGAGGCAACGGGGAGGAGCGCGGCGAGTTCGTCTGCCAGCGGGAGGTAGCGAGCAGCGGCGAAGTCGCGCTGAGCACGAATGAGTGAGCGGGAAAGCGACGCTGCGGGGCTAGCTGCCTGAGAAGTCGGCGTAGTCGGGATAAGAGCATCCCGAAGTCGTGCGACGGCGGCCGTACTGGGTTCAGGCTGCCCCGCGAGGTCGTCGAACGCGCCTCCGGCCAAGAGCGCCGCACTGGTGATGAATTCACGGCGTTTCGTTGCCTCACCTCCCGAAGAACCCACGATAGTCCGGTTGGATGCGTAGTCGCTATCCCACGCCCTGATGAGCCGTCCATTCGCGCCAAGAGCCTCATCGACAAGCTCGGCCAGTACCCGCTCGGGGTTGCGTTCGCCCCGCTCAACGCGGCTGAGGTAGCTCTTGGAAAAGAACGTCAGCTCGTGAAGCGTATTGAGCGATACCTTCTGACGCTCGCGACTCTTACGAAGCGCTTCGCCAAATCGCACGGTTGCCTCTATCCGTTGCCCGGTTGCCTGCATGAGGCAACCCCTCGGTGTGGCGATATCTATCCCACATCCTTGACCGCAGGCAGGCAAGGGAACGGCAAGAACGGCAGTCAATAGGACGGGAGCCGCAGGCGCTGACACGCCGTACGGCTCCCTTGATCAGGAATCGAGGTCCTGACCCATGGCACAGCATACGGCCAGTGCGGAAGCGCGAGACGGCAGCAAGGACGGCCCAGCGGCGTTGGACGCCGATCTGCTCGGGCATCGGCGGGGGGCGTGGCCGGTGATTAATCCGAATGTGCCGAATGTGGCGCGTATGTACGACCGCTTCCTCGGCGGCAAGGACAATTACGAGGCCGACCGGGCGGCGGCTGCGGAGGCGCTGCGGCTGAATCCCGATGCGGCGCGGTGTGCGCGGGGGAACCGGGCGTTCCTGGGTCGGGCGGTGCGGTTCGTCGCCGGGTCGGGGGTGCGTCAGTTCCTGGATGTCGGGACGGGTTTCCCGTCGATGGGCAATGTGCACGAGGTGGCCCAGAGCGTCCATGGTGACGCTCGGACGGTGTACGTGGACTATGACCCGGTCGTGGTTCAGCACGGGCGGGCGCTGCTGGCCACGGACGGACACACCGTGATGGTGGAAGAGGACCTTCGCAAGCCGGGACGGGTCCTTGAGCAGGCGGCCGATCTGC
This region includes:
- a CDS encoding GTP-binding protein, whose amino-acid sequence is MTSTKIVVAGGFGVGKTTFVGAVSEIMPLTTEAVMTDASKGIDDLGMTPLKSTTTVAMDFGRVSLDRDLILYLFGTPGQHRFWFMWDDLVRGAIGAVVLVDTRRLADSFPAIDYFEEAQLPFIVGVNGWDGQYAHSDSEVRDALTLAPHIPMVRLDARSKDSVKTALINLVEHALSVRMAVPGWSG
- the ffh gene encoding signal recognition particle protein yields the protein MFETLSDRLTSVFSSLRSKGRLSDADIDATTREIRIALLEADVALPVVKAFVAQVKERARGAEVSQALNPAQQVVKIVNDELIGILGGETRRLRLAKTPPTVIMLAGLQGAGKTTLAGKLARWLREQGHTPLLVAADLQRPNAVQQLQVVGERAGVAVYAPEPGNGAGDPIEVARTSIDEAKRLLHDIVIIDTAGRLGIDQEMMKQAADIRDAVSPDEVLFVVDAMIGQDAVTTAQAFMEGVGFDGVVLTKLDGDARGGAALSVRHITGRPIMFASTGEKLEDFDAFHPDRMASRILDMGDILTLIEQAQKTFDEEQAAKMAGKLTSGENFTLEDFLEQMMMVQKMGPIKNLLGMMPGMGQMRDQLNSIDDRDLDRIAAIIRSMTPGERQDPKIINGSRRARIAAGSGVSVTAVSNLVTRFFEAQKMMKRMAGGMGIPGMPGGRGKAAKAQKKAKKGRRVSGDPRKAALGNASSAEAPEAAEPKGGGLLGNLGGKLPPGVELPPGFDPSKFRLPGQK
- the rpsP gene encoding 30S ribosomal protein S16, whose translation is MAVKIKLKRLGMIRNAQYRIVVADSRTKRDGRAIEEIGLYHPKDNPSRIEVNAERAAYWLGVGAQPTEPVLKLLKLTGDWQKFKGEPAPAPLLVAEPAPDRHALYEAAAKEALSGGDTGTAATTPRKAKKKEEAEAPAETQAEGEA
- a CDS encoding RNA-binding protein, with the translated sequence MLEEALEHLVKGIVEHPDDVRVRARRIRSGRVLEVRVHPEDLGKVIGRGGRTAKALRTVVNALADGKYVRVDLLDLHEAVR
- the rimM gene encoding ribosome maturation factor RimM (Essential for efficient processing of 16S rRNA) produces the protein MQLVVGRIGRPHGVRGEVSVEVRTDDPELRFAVGTSIATDPAGRGPLVVAGRRWHKGFLLLTFEGVADRDVAEELRGTMLVIDSADVAPIDDPDEFHDHQLIGLTVETAAGEPVGEITDVLHHGQDLLVVRRAGADEALIPFVKALVPEIDLEGGRLVVDPPEGLL
- the trmD gene encoding tRNA (guanosine(37)-N1)-methyltransferase TrmD — encoded protein: MRLDIISIFPEYFAPLDVSLIGKARERGTLDVHVHQLRDWTHDVHKTVDDTPYGGGPGMVMKPEVWGEAIDAVAGDGAPRLIVPTPSGRPFTQELAQELAGEPWLLFACGRYEGIDSRVMEEYGSRLRVDEVGIGDYVLAGGEVAVLVMVEAIGRLLPGVLGNAQSAVDDSFAPGSMQNLVEGPVYTKPPVWRGHEVPEVLLSGHHGKIARWRRDQALRRTVRNRPELAAALDPDTLDKHDRKLLEELSFRVEREDMAN
- the rplS gene encoding 50S ribosomal protein L19 translates to MHTKIQELEKATLRSDVPDFRPGDTLEVHVRVVEGNRSRIQVFKGFVLRRQGSGARETFTVRKVSYGVGVERTFPVHSPVIEKIVLVTRGDVRRAKLYYMRDLRGKAARIREKRETTAAK
- the lepB gene encoding signal peptidase I, producing MTSESQEHGAARRPVEDEVDVVAEETQKPAKGEKKEKKGSFWKELPVLVVVALVLALIIKTFVVQAFYIPSESMENTLLKNDRVLVNKLVYHTRDIERGDVVVFSGVDSWDGEFQMEEPSNPVAAFFRWVGTAFGIVPGEKDYIKRVIGVGGDHVKCCDSKNRITVNGTPIDEESYLYPGNVPSDKFFNITVPEGRLWVMGDHRSVSLDSRSHTGDAGGGSIPVSQVIGRAFVIVWPFNRATSIDIPDTFSQPALQALGGSVPLVAGFGLAVPLVLVRRRLRGRKR
- the lepB gene encoding signal peptidase I, producing MAVTKKAEGVGKEKKKGGFRETVLLLVLGVGIALLLQAFVVGSFYIPSVSMENTLLVNDRVFVNKLAGKPERGDIVVFKGWNTGEDTIKRVIGIGGDKVVCCDSKKRITVNGTPLEETSYLYPGDYASGDKFSVTVPPGKLWLMGDHRSASADSRAHMDEAGGGFISENDVIGKAVVRYWPLSRGYLFSRPDTFDKVK
- a CDS encoding ribonuclease HII, whose protein sequence is MTVAFRPRPSVVRRDSGLYAYERALARRGLTPIAGVDEAGRGACAGPLVVAAVILRRQIEGLGDSKLLSPAVRERLYDQIVRVAHIGMVIIPPGEIDAKGLHKCNVSGMRRAVAQLPCDPEYILTDGFPVPGLPAPSLAVWKGDQVAACVAAASIVAKVTRDRLMVTLDERYPQYGFAEHKGYVTPGHRLALETHGPCPDHRYSFVTVARGMGENEMGAGVA
- a CDS encoding DUF2469 domain-containing protein produces the protein MSAEDLEKYETEMELQLYREYRDVVGLFTYVVETERRFYLTNSVDLDVRTAENGDVFFDVKMQDAWVWDMYRPARFVKNVRVVTFKDVNVEELAKADLEMPKEGFSG
- a CDS encoding helix-turn-helix domain-containing protein, which produces MQATGQRIEATVRFGEALRKSRERQKVSLNTLHELTFFSKSYLSRVERGERNPERVLAELVDEALGANGRLIRAWDSDYASNRTIVGSSGGEATKRREFITSAALLAGGAFDDLAGQPEPSTAAVARLRDALIPTTPTSQAASPAASLSRSLIRAQRDFAAARYLPLADELAALLPVASAVSTPADMATAARIYHLTTRTLIKLSASPYAWISAHKGVEVAQASSDLQAIGECRRDLISLFHRAAEYRKARDVAISAAESLRPQLADATPHAWGAYGALLSTGAIAAARLEDRHSALDMLTEADEAAHHAPNLTLGYGHVPIYKMGVSIVLGDAGTAIEHAKAVIPNQIPTLERRGSYYTGIAEAYALWGKTDRAIRALLIAEKIAPSEVRRSGTRQVITELLRRDPHSKLSGLRGLARRVGVTL
- a CDS encoding SAM-dependent methyltransferase codes for the protein MAQHTASAEARDGSKDGPAALDADLLGHRRGAWPVINPNVPNVARMYDRFLGGKDNYEADRAAAAEALRLNPDAARCARGNRAFLGRAVRFVAGSGVRQFLDVGTGFPSMGNVHEVAQSVHGDARTVYVDYDPVVVQHGRALLATDGHTVMVEEDLRKPGRVLEQAADLLDFGRPVCVLLVACLHFVTAQEDPYRIVKRLMRFTAPGSYLVISHVIKTPKTVAAAAAYQGASAPVVLRTDTQVGRLFTAAGVELVEPGLVRVPVWRPEVDSQLAAEDAARVDFLGGVGRKA